One segment of Tenrec ecaudatus isolate mTenEca1 chromosome 1, mTenEca1.hap1, whole genome shotgun sequence DNA contains the following:
- the LOC142437562 gene encoding olfactory receptor 12D3-like — protein sequence MANATTVQEFLLLGLTSTQELQPFFFVLFFMIYLINLVGNGAILLIVILEPKLHSPMYFFLGNLSCLDICYSSVTLPKVLMNLVSSRKAISFLGCIAQLHFFHFLGSTETILLAIMAFDRFVAICYPLRYMLIMNQQVCLLLVGTVWLISFFYALMHSVMTARHNFCHSQKVNHFFCDVKPLLELACNNTLPHQWLLAIMAGIVSMGAFLLTLLSYFYIIGFLLFKHRSCSVLQKALSTCASHFMVVCLFYGPVGFTYSRPASASSMVQDRIVAIIYSAVTPVLNPLIYTLRNKEVMLALRKISRKKFLLKLHQQHH from the coding sequence ATGGCTAATGCCACTACAGTGCAGGAGTTTCTTTTACTTGGTCTGACCAGCACACAAGAGTTGCAACCTTTCTTTTTTGTGCTTTTCTTTATGATTTACCTGATAAACTTGGTTGGAAATGGAGCTATATTACTGATTGTCATCTTGGAGCCCAAACTCCACTCCCCTATGTACTTCTTTCTGGGAAACCTTTCTTGTCTGGATATTTGCTATTCTTCAGTGACTCTGCCCAAGGTGCTCATGAACCTTGTCTCCTCTaggaaagccatctctttccTAGGCTGCATTGCTCAgctccatttcttccattttctgggAAGCACGGAGACCATCTTATTAGCCATCATGGCTTTTGACCGTTTTGTGGCCATCTGCTACCCCCTGCGCTATATGCTCATCATGAACCAGCAAGTGTGTCTATTGCTCGTAGGTACAGTTTGGCTGATCAGCTTCTTTTATGCCCTGATGCATTCAGTCATGACGGCGCGCCACAACTTTTGTCACTCTCAGAAAGTGAATCATTTCTTCTGTGATGTCAAGCCTCTCTTAGAACTTGCTTGCAACAACACACTACCCCATCAATGGCTTCTTGCTATTATGGCAGGCATTGTATCAATGGGGGCCTTCCTCCTAACCCTTCTCTCCTACTTTTATATTATTGGCTTCCTTCTCTTCAAGCACCGGTCCTGCAGTGTGCTTCAAAAGGCTCTGTCCACTTGTGCCTCTCATTTTATGGTTGTATGCCTCTTCTATGGACCTGTGGGCTTCACCTACAGCCGGCCTGCCTCAGCCTCCTCCATGGTGCAGGACCGGATCGTGGCCATCATCTACAGCGCAGTCACCCCCGTGCTGAATCCCCTGATATACACCCTGAGGAACAAAGAAGTGATGCTGGCTCTGAGGAAAATTTCCAGGAAAAAGTTTTTGCTTAAACTCCACCAGCAACACCACTAG
- the LOC142441322 gene encoding olfactory receptor 5V1-like, protein MLMLFIFNLFIFPSVFFKASILQPVVTVPHAYSVCSLPPSAQISKRKPGYIMEVKNQTGPSEFIILGFSNLNDLQFLLFTVFVLTYICTLGGNIFIMLVTAMDAHLHMPMYYFLGNLAFLDICYTTTNVPQMMVHLLSQKKSISYGGCVVQLFAFIFFVGSECLLLAAMAYDRYIAICKPLRYSVIMNKMLYNQLAASCWTGGFLNSVVHTALTFRLPFCGNNQINYFFCDIPPLLILSCGDTSVNELALLSIGVFIGWTPFLCIILSYLYIISTILKIRSSEGRKKAFSTCASHLLIVLLYYGSAIFTYVRPISTYSLEKDRLISVLYSVVTPMLNPIIYTLRNKDIQEAVKTLGRKCQSSRSLL, encoded by the exons ATGTTAATgttattt ATTTTTAATCTCTTTATTTTCCCTTCTGTATTTTTCAAGGCTTCTA TTTTGCAGCCCGTTGTTACTGTACCGCATGCTTATTCTGTCTGCTCTTTGCCTCCCTCGGCCCAAATTTCCAAAAGGAAACCAGGCTACATCATGGAAGTTAAAAATCAAACTGGTCCATCAGAATTCATCATCTTGGGATTCTCCAACCTAAATGATCTGCAGTTTTTACTCTTCACTGTCTTCGTTCTGACTTACATCTGCACGTTGGGCGGGAATATCTTCATTATGTTAGTGACGGCAATGGATGCACACTTGCATATGCCCATGTACTATTTCCTAGGGAACTTGGCCTTTCTTGACATCTGCTACACCACCACCAATGTCCCCCAGATGATGGTGCATCTGCTGTCTCAGAAGAAAAGCATTTCCTATGGGGGATGCGTGGTTCAACTTTTTGCATTCATTTTCTTTGTGGGGTCAGAGTGTCTCCTCTTGGCGGCCATGGCATATGACCGCTACATTGCCATCTGCAAGCCTTTGAGATACTCGGTTATCATGAACAAAATGCTGTACAACCAGTTAGCGGCCTCTTGCTGGACCGGTGGTTTCCTCAACTCAGTGGTGCACACGGCACTGACCTTTCGTCTTCCCTTCTGTGGCAACAACCAGATAAACTATTTCTTCTGTGACATCCCCCCTTTGCTGATCTTGTCCTGTGGAGACACATCAGTCAACGAGCTGGCATTGCTCTCCATTGGGGTGTTCATCGGTTGGACCCCTTTCTTGTGCATCATCCTCTCCTATCTCTACATAATCTCCACCATCTTGAAAATCCGCTCTTCCGAGGGGAGGAAGAAGGCCTTTTCCACATGTGCATCTCATCTGCTGATTGTCCTTCTCTACTACGGCAGTGCTATTTTCACATATGTACGGCCCATCTCGACGtactccctggagaaagacagactGATCTCAGTCTTGTATAGTGTTGTAACGCCCATGCTCAATCCCATAATCTACACATTGAGGAATAAAGATATCCAAGAGGCTGTAAAAACTTTGGGAAGGAAGTGCCAGTCATCACGTTCTCTCCTATAA